Proteins encoded by one window of Pseudonocardia sp. HH130629-09:
- a CDS encoding FAD-binding oxidoreductase gives MPDRVTAAAPVVVPEGRPFGGSTAPVELDASGPDAAGRAVLAELAAALDADRVLTDPDVVRPYVRDEAEWAEYGTPLCVVRARTTADVAATVRACAAHRVPVVARGAGTGLSGGANAVDGCVLVSLELMTAIREISAGERLAVVEPGVVNDDLRAACAERGLWYPPDPASAPWSTIGGNVATNAGGLCCVKYGVTCDYVLALEVVTATGEVVRVGRRTAKGVVGYDLAGLMVGSEGTLGIITEITVKLRPARPAAPRTVVGFFDSLADCGAAVAAVTEQGLQPAVFELVDRECLAAVNAWRNAGLPEGAAALLLAQTDLPEPAATAEADAILAAFEQHGATEAMAATDATESEALFAARRMAYPALEQLGMGMLTEDVCVPRPRMAEMLARIEDIGRRRGVRIATVAHAGDGNLHPLMLTPHDDPDARDRTRAAFDEIIDAAVELGGTVTGEHGVGLLKRDGMERELGPGVLALQRSVKVALDPDGILNPGKAV, from the coding sequence ATGCCCGACCGCGTCACCGCCGCCGCCCCCGTCGTCGTACCGGAGGGGCGGCCCTTCGGCGGGTCCACCGCGCCCGTGGAGCTGGACGCCTCCGGCCCGGACGCCGCGGGGCGCGCGGTGCTCGCCGAGCTGGCGGCCGCGCTCGACGCCGACCGGGTCCTGACCGACCCCGACGTCGTGCGTCCCTACGTGCGCGACGAGGCCGAGTGGGCCGAGTACGGCACACCGCTGTGCGTGGTGCGGGCGCGGACCACCGCCGACGTCGCCGCGACCGTGCGGGCCTGCGCCGCGCACCGGGTGCCGGTCGTCGCGCGGGGTGCGGGCACCGGGCTGTCCGGCGGGGCGAACGCCGTCGACGGCTGCGTGCTGGTCAGCCTGGAACTGATGACCGCGATCCGGGAGATCTCGGCGGGGGAGCGGCTCGCCGTCGTCGAACCGGGGGTGGTCAACGACGACCTGCGCGCCGCCTGCGCGGAGCGGGGCCTCTGGTACCCGCCGGACCCGGCGTCGGCGCCCTGGTCGACGATCGGCGGCAACGTCGCGACCAACGCGGGCGGGCTGTGCTGCGTCAAGTACGGCGTCACCTGCGACTACGTGCTCGCCCTGGAGGTCGTCACCGCCACCGGTGAGGTCGTGCGGGTCGGGCGGCGCACCGCGAAGGGAGTCGTCGGCTACGACCTCGCCGGGCTGATGGTCGGCTCGGAGGGGACGCTCGGGATCATCACCGAGATCACCGTGAAGCTGCGCCCGGCCCGCCCGGCCGCGCCGCGCACCGTCGTCGGGTTCTTCGACTCCCTCGCCGACTGCGGGGCCGCGGTCGCCGCCGTCACCGAGCAGGGGCTGCAGCCCGCGGTGTTCGAGCTGGTCGACCGGGAGTGCCTGGCCGCGGTCAACGCCTGGCGCAACGCCGGGCTGCCCGAGGGGGCCGCCGCGCTGCTGCTCGCCCAGACCGACCTGCCCGAGCCCGCCGCGACCGCCGAGGCCGACGCGATCCTCGCGGCCTTCGAACAGCACGGCGCGACCGAGGCGATGGCCGCGACCGACGCGACCGAGTCCGAGGCGCTGTTCGCCGCCCGCCGGATGGCCTACCCGGCGCTGGAGCAGCTCGGGATGGGCATGCTGACCGAGGACGTCTGCGTCCCCCGCCCCCGGATGGCGGAGATGCTCGCCCGGATCGAGGACATCGGCCGTCGCCGCGGGGTCCGGATCGCGACCGTCGCGCACGCCGGCGACGGGAACCTGCACCCGCTGATGCTCACCCCGCACGACGACCCGGACGCCCGGGACCGCACCCGCGCCGCGTTCGACGAGATCATCGACGCGGCCGTCGAACTGGGTGGGACGGTCACCGGGGAGCACGGCGTCGGCCTGCTCAAGCGCGACGGCATGGAACGCGAGCTGGGCCCCGGGGTGCTGGCCCTGCAGCGCTCGGTGAAGGTCGCGCTCGACCCGGACGGCATCCTGAACCCGGGCAAGGCGGTCTGA
- a CDS encoding CHAD domain-containing protein encodes MSTTDPALVPSALALTYRGPSHTGAPRLTGVAGVAEVVPVVEAEVREVERVDTADLRLVAAGIELVVEHTVPDRASAVPPSTTWVLRLPDADEPLRVPLPASEVEGVTGERAVPDGVDALVRGVRGDEPLVPVGRVHVTRQVDRLRDATGTDLATLAREQVDVALLGAVATVESWTEAVVEPGAADTAGLRQLDEALRDTGLVRAPRGAHARLAALLAAAAPADPPRRTGRKGSAGALLLRYLGDQVDTLGAREADLRADRPDAVHQMRIAARRLRSALRTFGGLLEGPRVGHLVGELRWLGRALAGERDAEVQEEHLTARLAALEPELLLGPVQAAVTRHFARTRAETGAAVLEVVDGERYAALQGALRRLLADPPLSRRARRPAATVVPAMVGRTARKLERRMERALADLDAGHVAPESLHDARKTGKQLRYATEVARPSVGKDARAFAKRLKKVSDVLGEHQDAVVSRETLRTLGARAGAEHGNGFTFGVLHGRDTATMLDLERRLPTVWETAWTRRARRWMGR; translated from the coding sequence ATGAGCACCACCGACCCGGCCCTCGTCCCTTCCGCCCTCGCGCTGACCTACCGCGGTCCGTCGCACACCGGTGCGCCGCGCCTGACCGGCGTCGCCGGGGTCGCCGAGGTCGTGCCGGTGGTCGAGGCCGAGGTCCGAGAGGTGGAGCGGGTCGACACCGCGGACCTGCGGCTGGTCGCCGCGGGCATCGAGCTCGTCGTCGAACACACCGTGCCGGACCGCGCGTCGGCGGTGCCGCCGTCCACGACCTGGGTGCTGCGCCTGCCCGACGCCGACGAGCCGCTGCGCGTGCCGCTGCCCGCGAGCGAGGTCGAGGGCGTCACCGGTGAGCGCGCCGTCCCGGACGGTGTCGACGCCCTGGTCCGCGGGGTCCGCGGCGACGAGCCGCTCGTCCCGGTCGGTCGGGTGCACGTGACCCGCCAGGTCGACCGGCTGCGCGACGCGACCGGGACGGACCTCGCCACGCTGGCCCGCGAGCAGGTCGACGTCGCGCTGCTCGGGGCGGTCGCGACCGTCGAGAGCTGGACCGAGGCCGTCGTGGAGCCGGGGGCGGCCGACACCGCCGGGCTCCGGCAGCTGGACGAGGCGCTGCGTGACACCGGACTCGTGCGTGCACCGCGCGGCGCGCACGCCCGGCTCGCCGCGCTGCTCGCCGCCGCCGCGCCCGCCGACCCGCCGCGCCGCACCGGCCGGAAGGGCAGCGCGGGGGCACTGCTCCTGCGCTACCTCGGCGACCAGGTCGACACCCTGGGCGCCCGCGAGGCCGACCTGCGCGCCGACCGGCCCGACGCCGTTCACCAGATGCGCATCGCCGCCCGCCGGCTCCGCAGCGCGCTGCGCACCTTCGGCGGGCTCCTGGAGGGGCCGCGGGTCGGGCACCTCGTCGGCGAGCTGCGCTGGCTCGGCCGGGCCCTGGCCGGGGAGCGCGACGCCGAGGTGCAGGAGGAGCACCTGACCGCCCGGCTGGCCGCGCTGGAGCCCGAGCTGCTGCTCGGACCGGTGCAGGCCGCGGTCACCCGGCACTTCGCCCGCACCCGCGCCGAGACCGGGGCCGCCGTGCTGGAGGTCGTCGACGGCGAGCGCTACGCCGCGCTGCAGGGCGCCCTGCGCCGGCTGCTCGCCGACCCGCCGTTGTCGCGCCGGGCCCGGAGACCCGCCGCGACGGTCGTCCCGGCGATGGTGGGGCGCACGGCCCGCAAGCTGGAGCGGCGGATGGAGCGGGCGCTGGCCGACCTCGACGCCGGCCACGTCGCACCCGAGTCGCTGCACGACGCCCGCAAGACCGGCAAGCAGCTCCGCTACGCCACCGAGGTCGCCCGGCCCAGCGTCGGGAAGGATGCGCGGGCGTTCGCGAAGCGGCTCAAGAAGGTCTCCGACGTGCTCGGCGAGCACCAGGACGCCGTCGTCTCCCGCGAGACCCTGCGGACCCTCGGGGCCCGCGCCGGAGCGGAGCACGGCAACGGGTTCACCTTCGGTGTGCTGCACGGCCGGGACACCGCGACCATGCTCGACCTCGAGCGCAGGCTGCCCACGGTGTGGGAGACGGCGTGGACGCGGCGCGCCCGCCGGTGGATGGGCCGCTAG